A single window of Pseudomonadota bacterium DNA harbors:
- the chrA gene encoding chromate efflux transporter, whose product MNSHPQERADVPGDRQTAPRAPSFGEALRYWLRLGLISFGGPAGQIAIMHQELVERRRWISERRFLHALNYCMLLPGPEAQQLATYIGWLLHRTAGGIAAGVLFVLPSLLLLILLSWLYVSYGQLPLLAALFYGLKPAVTAIVLQAAHRIGTRALANRWLWGLAALSFIAITVLHVPFPYIVLTAALLGAAGGRWWPALFAGGARHAAQQASYGAALIDDHTPRPAHAHFRWSRLVAVALLGVLLWAAPMAALHLLRGADDTLTHMGWFFTKAALLTFGGAYAVLPYVYQGAVTHYGWLTPAQMIDGLALGETTPGPLIMVVAFVAFLGGHGASLPAGVAPLTNAVLAALLVTWFTFLPSFLFILAGAPLVESTRDALHFTAPLTAITAAVVGVVASLAVFFAHHTFWPAGLDQAPDWPSLAVAVAAFAALFHWRIGMVRVLASCAFAGIVIKFLF is encoded by the coding sequence ATGAATTCGCACCCGCAGGAACGCGCGGACGTGCCGGGCGACAGACAAACCGCGCCGCGCGCGCCGAGCTTCGGCGAGGCGCTGCGCTATTGGCTGCGCCTGGGCCTGATCAGCTTCGGCGGGCCGGCCGGGCAGATCGCCATCATGCACCAGGAGCTGGTCGAGCGACGCCGCTGGATCTCCGAGCGCCGTTTCCTCCACGCACTCAACTACTGCATGCTGCTGCCCGGGCCCGAAGCCCAGCAGCTCGCCACCTATATCGGCTGGCTGTTGCATCGCACGGCGGGCGGCATCGCGGCCGGCGTGCTGTTCGTGCTGCCGTCATTGCTGCTGTTGATCCTGTTGTCGTGGCTGTACGTCAGCTACGGTCAGCTGCCGCTGCTGGCGGCGCTCTTCTACGGCTTGAAGCCGGCGGTCACCGCCATCGTGCTGCAGGCCGCCCATCGGATCGGCACGCGCGCGCTCGCCAATCGCTGGCTGTGGGGGCTGGCGGCGCTGTCCTTCATCGCCATCACGGTGTTGCACGTGCCGTTTCCGTACATCGTGCTGACGGCGGCGCTGCTCGGCGCCGCCGGCGGCCGCTGGTGGCCGGCCTTGTTCGCGGGCGGTGCGCGGCATGCCGCGCAACAGGCCAGCTACGGCGCGGCGCTCATCGACGATCACACGCCGCGTCCGGCCCATGCGCATTTCCGTTGGTCGCGCCTGGTTGCCGTGGCGCTGCTCGGCGTGCTGCTGTGGGCGGCGCCGATGGCGGCGCTGCACCTGCTGCGCGGCGCCGACGACACCCTCACGCACATGGGCTGGTTCTTCACCAAGGCCGCGCTGCTGACCTTCGGCGGCGCCTACGCGGTGCTGCCCTATGTCTACCAGGGCGCGGTGACGCATTACGGCTGGCTGACGCCGGCGCAGATGATCGATGGCCTGGCGCTGGGCGAGACCACGCCCGGGCCGCTGATCATGGTGGTGGCCTTCGTGGCCTTCCTCGGCGGCCACGGCGCGAGCCTGCCGGCCGGCGTCGCACCGCTCACCAATGCCGTGCTGGCGGCGCTGCTGGTCACCTGGTTCACGTTCCTGCCGTCGTTCCTGTTCATCCTGGCCGGCGCGCCGCTGGTCGAATCGACGCGCGACGCCCTGCATTTCACCGCGCCGCTGACCGCCATCACGGCGGCGGTGGTCGGCGTGGTCGCCAGTCTCGCGGTATTCTTCGCCCACCACACGTTTTGGCCGGCGGGCCTGGACCAGGCGCCGGACTGGCCGTCGCTGGCGGTGGCGGTGGCGGCGTTCGCCGCCTTGTTCCATTGGCGCATCGGGATGGTGCGCGTATTGGCGAGCTGCGCGTTCGCCGGCATCGTCATCAAATTCCTGTTTTGA